A stretch of Mycobacteriales bacterium DNA encodes these proteins:
- the sucB gene encoding 2-oxoglutarate dehydrogenase, E2 component, dihydrolipoamide succinyltransferase translates to MAVSVTMPRLGESVSEGTVTRWLKKEGERVEADEPLLEVSTDKVDTEIPSPASGVLESIKVQEDETVDVGVELAVIGDGSGGGAAAPAAEAPAPEPAAESAPAAEAAPAAEAPAPEPAAESAPAAEAAPAAEAPAPEPTAAPPATQAAPQQAVPQPPAPEQPAPQQAAPQQSRPSGAEGAYVTPLVRKLATEHGVQLSSLQGTGVGGRIRKQDVLDAAAQGSGGGSPAQPAAQATPALADTALAPRPQLPQPARETSAPAPAFADQPVKAAPDTHVRGRTEPMSRLRKVIAQRMTESLQTSAQLTTVVEADVTRIARLRTAAKTGFEAREGTKLSFLPFFALATVEALKAHPVVNCSIDEDAGTITFHEAEHLGIAVDTDRGLLVPVIQRAGDLNLAGMARTIADLAERTRTNRVTPDELGGGTFTLTNTGSRGALFDTPIINQPQVGILGTGAVVKRPVVVNDPELGEVVAVRSMVYLALTYDHRIVDGADAARFLVTVKERLEEGDFSAELGL, encoded by the coding sequence ATGGCCGTCTCCGTCACCATGCCCCGCCTCGGGGAGAGCGTCTCCGAGGGCACCGTTACCCGTTGGTTGAAGAAGGAGGGTGAGCGCGTCGAGGCCGACGAGCCACTGCTCGAGGTCTCCACCGACAAGGTCGACACCGAGATCCCCTCGCCCGCGTCCGGCGTCCTCGAGTCGATCAAGGTCCAGGAGGACGAGACCGTCGACGTCGGTGTCGAGCTGGCGGTCATCGGGGACGGCTCCGGCGGTGGTGCTGCGGCACCCGCGGCCGAGGCGCCCGCACCGGAGCCGGCGGCCGAGTCGGCACCCGCGGCCGAGGCGGCACCCGCGGCCGAGGCGCCCGCACCGGAGCCGGCGGCCGAGTCGGCACCCGCGGCCGAGGCGGCACCCGCGGCCGAGGCGCCCGCACCGGAGCCAACCGCCGCGCCACCCGCCACCCAGGCCGCCCCGCAGCAGGCCGTCCCGCAGCCGCCCGCACCGGAACAGCCCGCCCCGCAGCAGGCCGCCCCGCAGCAGAGCAGGCCGTCCGGCGCCGAGGGCGCGTACGTCACTCCACTGGTCCGCAAGCTGGCCACCGAGCACGGTGTCCAGCTGTCCTCGCTGCAGGGCACCGGTGTGGGTGGGCGGATCCGCAAGCAGGACGTGCTCGACGCCGCGGCGCAGGGCTCCGGCGGCGGATCCCCCGCGCAGCCGGCGGCGCAGGCGACCCCGGCGCTGGCCGACACCGCGCTCGCTCCCCGCCCCCAGCTCCCACAGCCCGCCCGAGAGACGTCCGCACCGGCCCCCGCCTTCGCGGACCAGCCGGTCAAGGCCGCGCCCGACACGCACGTCCGCGGGCGTACCGAGCCGATGAGCCGGCTGCGCAAGGTGATCGCCCAGCGGATGACCGAGTCGCTGCAGACCAGCGCCCAGCTCACGACGGTCGTCGAGGCCGACGTCACGCGGATCGCCCGGCTGCGGACCGCAGCCAAGACCGGTTTCGAGGCGCGCGAGGGTACGAAGCTGTCGTTCCTGCCGTTCTTCGCGCTGGCCACGGTCGAGGCGCTGAAGGCACACCCGGTCGTCAACTGCAGCATCGACGAGGACGCCGGGACGATCACCTTCCACGAGGCAGAACACCTGGGCATCGCCGTGGACACCGACCGGGGGCTGCTGGTGCCGGTCATCCAGCGCGCCGGCGACCTCAACCTGGCCGGCATGGCCCGCACGATCGCCGACCTGGCCGAGCGCACCCGCACGAACCGGGTCACTCCCGACGAACTCGGCGGCGGCACCTTCACGCTGACCAACACCGGGTCGCGCGGCGCCCTGTTCGACACGCCGATCATCAACCAGCCGCAGGTCGGCATCCTCGGCACCGGTGCCGTCGTCAAGCGCCCGGTCGTGGTCAACGACCCCGAGCTCGGCGAGGTCGTGGCCGTCCGCTCCATGGTCTACCTCGCGCTCACCTACGACCACCGGATCGTCGACGGTGCGGACGCCGCCCGGTTCCTCGTCACCGTGAAGGAGCGCCTGGAGGAGGGCGACTTCTCGGCGGAGCTCGGCCTCTGA
- the lpdA gene encoding dihydrolipoyl dehydrogenase: MSENQTVDLVVLGGGSGGYAAALRAAELGMTVVMVEKDKVGGTCLHRGCIPTKALLHSAETVDVIKEAAQFGVHGTFESVDMPKVNAYKDKVVEGLYKGLTGLVKSRKIETVQGTGRLVSPTAVEVDGRTIEARHVLLATGSVPRSLPGLELDGSRVISSDDALKLDTVPASAIILGAGAIGCEFASVWRAFGAEVTVVEALPHLVPLEEESSSKLLERAFRKRGIKQELGARFEKVEATDAGVRVHLEGGKTLEAEVFLVAVGRGPVSKDLGYEQAGVEMERGFVKVDAYCQTSVPTISAVGDLIPTLQLAHVGFAEGILVAERLAGLAVTPIDYDGVPRVTYSSPEVASVGITRAVAQSRGYDVVEATYDLAGNGKARILGTAGAVTVLAAKDGPVLGVHMVGERVGELIAEAQLITNWEALPGEVAQLIHPHPTMSEAVGEAHLALAGKPLHSHS; the protein is encoded by the coding sequence GTGAGTGAGAACCAGACCGTCGACCTGGTCGTGCTCGGAGGTGGCAGCGGCGGCTACGCAGCCGCGCTGCGCGCGGCCGAGCTCGGCATGACCGTCGTGATGGTCGAGAAGGACAAGGTCGGCGGTACCTGCCTGCACCGCGGCTGCATCCCGACCAAGGCGCTGCTGCACTCCGCCGAGACGGTCGACGTCATCAAGGAAGCGGCACAGTTCGGCGTGCACGGCACGTTCGAGTCGGTCGACATGCCCAAGGTCAACGCCTACAAGGACAAGGTCGTCGAGGGGCTCTACAAGGGCCTCACCGGTCTGGTCAAGAGCCGCAAGATCGAGACGGTCCAGGGCACCGGCAGGCTCGTGTCGCCGACCGCCGTCGAGGTGGACGGACGCACCATCGAGGCTCGGCACGTCCTGCTGGCCACCGGCTCGGTCCCGCGGTCGCTGCCGGGCCTCGAGCTCGACGGCTCGCGGGTCATCAGCAGCGACGACGCGCTGAAGCTGGACACCGTTCCCGCCTCAGCGATCATCCTGGGCGCCGGCGCGATCGGCTGCGAGTTCGCCTCCGTATGGCGGGCATTCGGTGCCGAGGTGACGGTCGTCGAGGCCCTCCCCCACCTCGTCCCGCTCGAGGAGGAGTCGTCCTCGAAGTTGCTCGAGCGTGCCTTCCGCAAGCGCGGGATCAAGCAGGAGCTGGGCGCGCGGTTCGAGAAGGTGGAGGCCACCGACGCAGGAGTGCGCGTGCACCTCGAGGGCGGCAAGACCCTGGAGGCCGAGGTCTTCCTCGTTGCCGTCGGCCGCGGCCCCGTCTCCAAGGACCTGGGGTACGAGCAGGCCGGCGTGGAGATGGAGCGCGGCTTCGTCAAGGTCGATGCCTACTGCCAGACCAGCGTCCCCACGATCAGTGCCGTCGGTGACCTCATCCCGACCCTGCAGCTCGCCCACGTCGGCTTCGCCGAGGGCATCCTCGTCGCCGAGCGGCTGGCCGGCCTGGCGGTGACGCCGATCGACTACGACGGCGTCCCCCGCGTCACCTACTCCTCCCCCGAGGTCGCCTCGGTCGGCATCACGCGGGCCGTCGCTCAGTCGCGCGGCTACGACGTGGTCGAGGCGACGTACGACCTGGCCGGCAACGGCAAGGCCCGCATCCTCGGAACCGCTGGTGCCGTAACGGTTCTCGCGGCCAAGGACGGTCCCGTGCTCGGCGTCCACATGGTGGGCGAGCGGGTCGGTGAGCTGATCGCCGAGGCGCAGCTGATCACGAACTGGGAGGCGCTGCCCGGTGAGGTCGCGCAGCTCATCCACCCCCACCCGACGATGTCCGAAGCCGTCGGCGAGGCCCACCTCGCGCTCGCCGGCAAGCCCCTTCACAGCCACTCCTAG
- a CDS encoding TIGR01777 family oxidoreductase gives MKVGITGGSGLIGSALLTALHDGGHDVVRFVRGAAGGPGERPWDPAARHLDPAHLADLDAVVHLAGAGVADHRWSDSWKQAVLASRVDGTTAVAEAMAAAGGPGVLLSGSAIGYYGDTGDRLTDESGPAGEGFLADVVRQWEAATAPAEAAGVRVAHLRTGIVLSGRGGALAPQVKVFKLGLGAPLGTGRQWVSWISIRDEVAAIRHCLTAEVSGPVNLVGPAPVTNKDFTRALGRALSRPTIPVPVPGFVLEAMLGKFAGEVLAGQRLSPGVLQRTDFTFADPDLQAALRSALSSSGRT, from the coding sequence GTGAAGGTCGGGATCACCGGCGGATCGGGGCTGATCGGCAGCGCGCTGCTGACCGCCCTGCACGACGGTGGGCACGACGTCGTGCGGTTCGTACGCGGCGCAGCCGGCGGTCCGGGCGAGCGGCCCTGGGACCCGGCTGCGCGGCACCTCGACCCGGCTCACCTCGCTGACCTCGACGCCGTCGTGCACCTGGCCGGAGCGGGCGTGGCCGACCACCGGTGGAGCGACAGCTGGAAGCAGGCGGTGCTCGCCAGTCGCGTCGACGGGACGACGGCGGTCGCCGAGGCGATGGCTGCGGCCGGCGGTCCGGGGGTGCTCCTGTCGGGGAGCGCGATCGGCTACTACGGCGACACCGGCGATCGGCTGACTGACGAGAGCGGCCCAGCCGGGGAGGGTTTCCTCGCCGACGTCGTGCGGCAGTGGGAGGCGGCGACGGCGCCCGCGGAGGCAGCGGGGGTGCGCGTCGCCCACCTGCGGACCGGCATTGTCCTGTCCGGTCGTGGCGGCGCACTCGCTCCGCAGGTCAAGGTGTTCAAGCTCGGCCTCGGAGCGCCGCTCGGCACCGGCCGGCAGTGGGTCAGCTGGATCTCCATCCGTGACGAGGTCGCGGCCATCCGGCACTGCCTGACGGCCGAGGTGTCCGGGCCGGTCAACCTGGTCGGACCGGCACCCGTGACGAACAAGGACTTCACCCGGGCGCTCGGGCGCGCACTCTCGCGGCCGACGATCCCCGTGCCGGTACCAGGCTTCGTGCTCGAGGCCATGCTCGGAAAATTCGCCGGGGAGGTCCTCGCCGGGCAGCGGCTGAGCCCGGGCGTGCTGCAGCGCACCGACTTCACCTTCGCCGATCCCGACCTGCAGGCGGCGCTGCGCTCCGCGCTCTCCTCCTCCGGGCGGACCTAA
- a CDS encoding oxidoreductase: MGLGDRLRGRRQRPGTARGAGSADLDHLADWAGSRRGVEGFVEPETSTTATTLVLVAGDGEWTRRRVVSPKAAFTFGSRAGIPVYDVAAVGYPNRMREWTARRKAAGETGVPGTRPPS, translated from the coding sequence GTGGGACTGGGCGACCGGCTGCGTGGACGCAGGCAGCGGCCGGGCACGGCCCGTGGCGCCGGGTCGGCCGACCTCGACCACCTGGCGGACTGGGCCGGCAGCCGCCGCGGCGTCGAGGGCTTCGTCGAGCCGGAGACCTCCACGACCGCCACCACGCTGGTCCTGGTCGCGGGGGACGGCGAGTGGACCCGCCGTCGCGTGGTCAGTCCGAAAGCGGCGTTCACCTTCGGCTCGAGGGCCGGGATCCCGGTGTACGACGTGGCCGCCGTCGGCTATCCCAACCGGATGCGGGAGTGGACGGCCAGGCGCAAGGCCGCGGGGGAGACCGGCGTTCCCGGCACCCGACCGCCCAGCTGA